The proteins below come from a single Kitasatospora sp. NBC_00315 genomic window:
- the ispG gene encoding flavodoxin-dependent (E)-4-hydroxy-3-methylbut-2-enyl-diphosphate synthase — MTAISLGIPSLPLKPLATRRVSRQIMVGNVPVGGDAPISVQSMTTTVTADINATLQQIAELTASGCQIVRVAVPTQDDADALPIIARKSGIPVIADIHFQPKYVFAAIEAGCAAVRVNPGNIKQFDDKVGEIAKAAKDAGVPIRIGVNAGSLDKRLLEKYGRATPEALVESALWECSLFEEHDFRDIKISVKHNDPVVMINAYRQLAAACDYPLHLGVTEAGPAFQGTIKSAVAFGALLAEGIGDTIRVSLSAPPAEEVKVGNQILESLNLRQRGLEIVSCPSCGRAQVDVYKLAEEVTAGLEGMEVPLRVAVMGCVVNGPGEAREADLGVASGNGKGQIFVKGEVIKTVPESKIVETLIEEALKLAEQMQAEGVEAGAPTVVAAD; from the coding sequence ATGACCGCGATCTCGCTCGGTATTCCGTCCCTGCCGCTCAAGCCCCTCGCCACGCGCCGCGTCTCCCGCCAGATCATGGTCGGCAACGTCCCGGTGGGTGGCGACGCCCCGATCTCCGTGCAGTCGATGACCACCACGGTGACCGCCGACATCAACGCGACGCTGCAGCAGATCGCCGAGCTGACCGCTTCGGGCTGCCAGATCGTGCGTGTCGCGGTGCCGACCCAGGACGACGCGGACGCGCTCCCGATCATCGCCAGGAAGTCCGGCATCCCGGTGATCGCCGACATCCACTTCCAGCCGAAGTACGTCTTCGCGGCGATCGAGGCCGGTTGCGCCGCGGTGCGCGTGAACCCGGGCAACATCAAGCAGTTCGACGACAAGGTCGGCGAGATCGCCAAGGCGGCCAAGGACGCCGGCGTGCCGATCCGGATCGGCGTCAACGCCGGTTCGCTCGACAAGCGGCTGCTGGAGAAGTACGGCCGGGCCACCCCCGAGGCGCTGGTGGAGTCCGCGCTCTGGGAGTGCTCGCTGTTCGAGGAGCACGACTTCCGCGACATCAAGATCTCGGTCAAGCACAACGACCCGGTCGTGATGATCAACGCCTACCGCCAGCTCGCGGCGGCCTGCGACTACCCGCTGCACCTGGGCGTCACCGAGGCCGGGCCGGCCTTCCAGGGCACCATCAAGTCGGCGGTCGCCTTCGGCGCCCTGCTGGCCGAGGGCATCGGCGACACCATCCGGGTCTCCCTCTCCGCCCCGCCGGCGGAGGAGGTCAAGGTCGGCAACCAGATCCTGGAGTCCCTCAACCTGCGCCAGCGCGGGCTGGAGATCGTCTCCTGCCCCTCCTGCGGCCGCGCCCAGGTGGACGTCTACAAGCTCGCCGAGGAGGTCACCGCCGGCCTGGAGGGCATGGAGGTGCCGCTGCGCGTCGCGGTCATGGGCTGCGTCGTGAACGGCCCGGGCGAGGCCCGTGAGGCCGACCTCGGGGTCGCCTCCGGCAACGGCAAGGGCCAGATCTTCGTGAAGGGCGAGGTGATCAAGACCGTTCCCGAGTCGAAGATCGTCGAGACCCTGATCGAGGAGGCGCTCAAGCTCGCCGAGCAGATGCAGGCCGAAGGTGTCGAGGCCGGTGCCCCGACCGTGGTCGCGGCCGACTGA
- a CDS encoding GNAT family N-acetyltransferase, whose translation MLPGAFQAARALATTRVLEAADLADTLAVLHRDPVANAFVATRVESVGLDPWRLGGEMWGWFDENGSLESLCYAGANLVLVDAGPEAVRAFAERARRQGRRCSSIVGPAEATAALWALLERSWGPAREVRAHQPLMATAAPAVGVEPDPLVRRVLRNEVETVMPACVAMFTEEVGISPLAGDGGLLYQARVAELVGAGRSFARIGDGGEVVFKAEIGAVTRGACQIQGVWVAPEHRGRGLSVTGMAAVLEIALREVAPVVSLYVNDYNLRARAAYRRVGFREVGAFMSVLF comes from the coding sequence ATGCTCCCCGGTGCGTTCCAGGCCGCCCGCGCCCTGGCGACCACCCGCGTCCTCGAAGCCGCGGATCTCGCGGACACCCTCGCGGTGCTCCACCGCGATCCGGTCGCCAACGCGTTCGTCGCCACCAGGGTGGAGTCCGTCGGGCTCGACCCCTGGCGGCTCGGCGGCGAGATGTGGGGCTGGTTCGACGAGAACGGCAGCCTGGAGTCGCTCTGCTACGCCGGGGCCAACCTGGTGCTGGTCGACGCCGGCCCCGAGGCCGTCCGCGCCTTCGCCGAGCGGGCCCGCCGGCAGGGCCGGCGCTGCTCCTCGATCGTCGGCCCCGCCGAGGCCACCGCGGCCCTGTGGGCGCTGCTGGAGCGCAGCTGGGGCCCGGCCCGTGAGGTCCGCGCCCACCAACCGCTGATGGCCACAGCCGCACCGGCCGTCGGGGTGGAGCCCGACCCGCTGGTGCGCCGGGTGCTCCGCAACGAGGTCGAGACGGTGATGCCCGCCTGCGTGGCGATGTTCACCGAGGAGGTCGGCATCTCCCCGCTGGCCGGCGACGGCGGGCTGCTCTACCAGGCCCGGGTCGCCGAACTCGTCGGCGCTGGGCGTTCGTTCGCCCGGATCGGCGACGGCGGGGAGGTCGTCTTCAAGGCCGAGATCGGCGCCGTCACCCGGGGCGCCTGCCAGATCCAGGGGGTCTGGGTCGCCCCCGAGCACCGGGGCCGGGGCCTGTCGGTCACCGGTATGGCGGCCGTGCTGGAGATCGCCCTGCGCGAGGTCGCCCCGGTGGTCTCGCTCTACGTGAACGACTACAACCTGCGGGCCCGCGCGGCCTACCGCCGGGTCGGCTTCCGCGAGGTCGGCGCGTTCATGAGCGTGCTCTTCTGA
- a CDS encoding GNAT family N-acetyltransferase gives MEQLTEVTIEAIDLAAWAPYALEVQAVAFGLTPEEVAVRLQIVGRHAQQPGVIALGAMSGGRLVGFGYGMPNHRDHWWSSVIEPYLEERGYADWLDEVFAITELHVLPRFQGQGVGSRLIRTLCERSGLPRSILSAIDAETPARRLYRSLGYRDLARAVRFPNTERPYAVMGAPLPLLPGRAAQSAAANSR, from the coding sequence ATGGAGCAGCTGACCGAGGTGACGATCGAGGCCATCGACCTGGCGGCCTGGGCGCCGTACGCGCTGGAGGTCCAGGCCGTGGCGTTCGGGCTGACGCCCGAGGAGGTCGCGGTGCGCCTGCAGATCGTCGGGCGGCACGCTCAGCAGCCGGGCGTGATCGCCCTGGGCGCGATGAGCGGCGGGCGGCTGGTCGGTTTCGGCTACGGCATGCCCAACCACCGTGACCACTGGTGGAGTTCGGTGATCGAGCCGTACCTGGAGGAGCGCGGGTACGCCGACTGGCTGGACGAGGTGTTCGCGATCACCGAACTGCACGTGCTGCCGCGGTTCCAGGGGCAGGGCGTCGGCAGCCGCCTGATCCGTACCCTCTGCGAGCGCTCCGGCCTGCCCCGGAGCATCCTGTCGGCGATCGACGCCGAGACTCCGGCCCGCCGGCTCTACCGCTCGCTCGGTTACCGGGATCTCGCGCGGGCGGTGCGGTTCCCCAACACGGAGCGGCCGTACGCGGTGATGGGTGCGCCGCTGCCGCTGCTGCCGGGGCGGGCGGCTCAGAGCGCCGCCGCGAACTCCAGGTAG
- a CDS encoding aminoglycoside phosphotransferase family protein: MSAAAGQISVPAQLARSVLAQRGEDAGRAWLESLPARIGAYLTRWELTLERVLDPGGRLSLIGYVRREDLGPAVLKAGLITPETAHEHAALSHWAGRGAVLLLDADPTEGMLLLERLHGEIPLRSLAESKAMLEAAGLLQRLWVAPADGHPFGTVAAHATRLAEGLRRDRELPAAADARPLADEALTTADDLLASTGEELLLHGDFHHGNVLAADRAPWLAIDPRPLVGERAWDLARLAQDRVDTLIGSPGPRGAARRRLHQLAEAVDVDHDRLRGWTLFRSVATGLRALRDGDDDRGRLYLEFAAAL, encoded by the coding sequence ATGTCGGCAGCAGCAGGGCAGATCAGCGTTCCGGCGCAGCTGGCGCGGAGCGTCCTCGCCCAGCGGGGTGAGGACGCCGGACGCGCCTGGCTGGAGAGCCTGCCGGCACGGATCGGCGCGTACCTCACCCGGTGGGAGCTCACGCTGGAACGCGTCCTGGACCCCGGCGGCCGGCTCAGTCTGATCGGGTACGTCCGTCGGGAGGACCTCGGCCCCGCCGTGCTCAAGGCCGGACTGATCACCCCCGAGACCGCCCACGAGCACGCGGCCCTCTCGCACTGGGCCGGGCGCGGCGCCGTCCTGCTGCTGGACGCCGACCCCACCGAGGGCATGCTGCTGCTGGAACGCCTGCACGGCGAGATCCCGCTGCGCTCACTGGCCGAGTCCAAGGCCATGCTGGAGGCGGCCGGCCTGCTCCAGCGCCTGTGGGTGGCGCCCGCCGACGGCCACCCGTTCGGCACCGTGGCCGCCCACGCCACCCGGCTCGCCGAGGGCCTGCGCCGCGACCGCGAGCTGCCCGCCGCGGCCGACGCCCGGCCGCTGGCCGACGAGGCGCTGACCACCGCGGACGACCTGCTCGCCTCCACCGGCGAGGAACTGCTGCTGCACGGGGACTTCCACCACGGCAACGTGCTGGCCGCCGACCGGGCGCCCTGGCTGGCCATCGACCCCAGACCGCTGGTCGGCGAACGCGCCTGGGATCTCGCACGGCTCGCCCAGGACCGGGTGGACACGTTGATCGGCTCCCCCGGCCCGCGCGGCGCCGCCCGCCGCCGCCTGCACCAGCTCGCCGAGGCGGTCGACGTCGACCACGACCGGCTGCGCGGCTGGACGCTCTTTCGCAGCGTCGCCACCGGCCTGCGCGCCCTGCGCGACGGGGACGACGACCGGGGCCGGCTCTACCTGGAGTTCGCGGCGGCGCTCTGA
- a CDS encoding ferritin-like domain-containing protein, whose protein sequence is MQAARRRTALTVGLLAAAAVLTACTGSQHKDDGDARRPDPDLPVRARAVAATDALLAAYDVVLAGPGAAQAAQLQPLRAELLQHRAAFAQGLPDASASASRPANSGSQPASAPPSAGASATAPAAATPATVAGLGAAERRTAEARLADLSAASPDLARLLASVSASDALHAAALGDTTPVTDPAPATPVTPSPSASRSPSPSPSQSLSRSPAGSPSATTAGTASPSAGGAPLATEAATAVQSALAAEHAAVYGYGVVGAKLPDDQRRADARAGYAAHEAERDTWRRLLAGAGASPGAAAPGYQLPFPVSDATGATALAAHIETRLRDTYAELVAALPADRRAPAADALRIAALQARHWGAASTAFPGLPDPATATASGSPDASPGAAKAAATGH, encoded by the coding sequence ATGCAGGCCGCCCGCCGACGCACCGCCCTGACCGTCGGGCTGCTCGCCGCCGCCGCGGTCCTCACCGCCTGCACCGGCTCCCAGCACAAGGACGACGGTGACGCGCGGCGACCCGATCCCGACCTTCCGGTCCGCGCCCGCGCCGTCGCGGCCACCGACGCCCTGCTCGCCGCGTACGACGTCGTGCTGGCCGGCCCCGGCGCGGCCCAGGCCGCGCAGCTCCAGCCGCTGCGGGCCGAACTGCTCCAGCACCGGGCCGCGTTCGCGCAGGGGCTGCCGGACGCGAGCGCCTCGGCCTCCCGTCCGGCGAACTCCGGGTCCCAACCCGCCTCGGCCCCGCCGTCCGCCGGCGCGTCCGCCACCGCACCGGCCGCCGCCACGCCGGCCACCGTCGCCGGGCTCGGCGCGGCCGAGCGGCGCACCGCCGAGGCCAGGCTCGCCGACCTGTCCGCCGCCTCCCCCGACCTCGCCCGGCTGCTCGCCTCGGTGTCCGCCTCCGACGCCCTGCACGCCGCCGCCCTCGGCGACACCACCCCCGTCACCGACCCGGCGCCGGCCACCCCGGTCACCCCGTCCCCGTCCGCATCCCGGTCGCCGTCGCCGTCGCCGTCGCAGTCGTTGTCCCGGTCGCCGGCCGGGTCGCCGTCCGCCACCACCGCCGGCACCGCCTCGCCGTCCGCCGGCGGCGCGCCGCTGGCCACCGAGGCGGCCACCGCCGTCCAGAGCGCGCTGGCCGCCGAGCACGCCGCCGTCTACGGCTACGGCGTCGTCGGCGCCAAGCTCCCCGACGACCAGCGGCGGGCCGACGCCCGCGCGGGGTACGCGGCCCACGAGGCGGAACGGGACACCTGGCGCCGGCTGCTGGCCGGTGCGGGCGCCTCCCCCGGCGCCGCCGCGCCCGGCTACCAGCTGCCCTTCCCGGTGAGTGACGCCACCGGCGCCACCGCGCTCGCCGCGCACATCGAGACCCGGCTCCGCGACACCTACGCGGAGCTGGTCGCGGCCCTGCCCGCCGACCGCCGCGCCCCCGCCGCCGACGCGCTGCGCATCGCGGCCCTGCAGGCCCGCCACTGGGGCGCCGCGAGCACGGCCTTCCCCGGACTGCCCGACCCGGCCACCGCGACCGCGAGCGGCTCCCCCGACGCCTCCCCGGGCGCCGCCAAGGCCGCCGCCACGGGCCACTGA
- the rimP gene encoding ribosome maturation factor RimP: protein MSTTQIDRLRVLLEPLAAESGLDLEEVKVTQAGSRRQVQVDVDADGGVDLDTIAEFSRLVGEALDESDVMGSGAYVLEVGSPGAERTLTEPRHWRRAEGRLVKVQLADGGEIVARVLSADEDGALVEVQPVKGRGRAKERRLEYTEVAKARVQVEFNRKDEKLLDEAPDIEGAEDFDETEDGDAFAEDDEDETDAPAEGDDGAQ from the coding sequence ATGAGCACCACCCAGATCGACCGGCTGCGTGTGTTGCTGGAGCCGCTGGCCGCCGAGTCCGGCCTCGATCTCGAAGAGGTGAAGGTCACCCAGGCGGGCAGTCGCCGCCAGGTGCAGGTCGACGTGGACGCCGACGGCGGCGTGGACCTGGACACCATCGCCGAGTTCAGCCGGCTGGTCGGCGAGGCCCTGGACGAGTCCGATGTGATGGGCAGTGGCGCGTACGTCCTGGAGGTCGGTTCCCCGGGCGCCGAGCGGACGCTCACCGAGCCCCGCCACTGGCGCCGGGCCGAGGGCCGGCTGGTCAAGGTGCAGCTGGCGGACGGCGGCGAGATCGTGGCCCGGGTCCTGTCGGCCGACGAGGACGGCGCGCTGGTCGAGGTGCAGCCGGTGAAGGGCCGCGGCCGGGCCAAGGAGCGCCGTCTGGAGTACACCGAGGTCGCCAAGGCGCGCGTCCAGGTGGAGTTCAACCGCAAGGACGAGAAGCTCCTCGACGAGGCCCCCGACATCGAGGGGGCCGAGGACTTCGACGAGACCGAGGACGGCGACGCGTTCGCCGAGGACGACGAGGACGAGACCGATGCCCCCGCCGAGGGGGACGACGGTGCGCAGTGA
- the nusA gene encoding transcription termination factor NusA — MDIDMSALRGLVTEKNIPFDLLVESIESALLIAYHRTEGSRRRARVELDRKSGHVTVWALEDASELDEGVEPKEFDDTPSGFGRIAASTAKQVILQRLRDAADDQTFGEYAGKEGDIVTGVVQQGNDPKNVLVDIGKLEAILPPQEQVPGEDYRHGTRLKCYVVAVRRGVRGASVTLSRTHPNLVRKLFALEVPEIADGSVEIAAIAREAGHRTKIAVWSRRQGLNAKGACIGPVGSRVRNVMAELHGEKIDIVDWSEDPAEMVAAALSPARVTKVEIVDYGQRSARVIVPDYQLSLAIGKEGQNARLAARLTGWRIDIRPDTEGQDEGRSADGGRESAGE; from the coding sequence GTGGACATCGACATGAGCGCCCTGCGTGGGCTGGTTACCGAGAAGAACATCCCCTTCGACCTGCTGGTCGAGTCGATCGAGTCGGCCCTCCTCATCGCGTACCACCGCACCGAGGGCTCGCGCCGCCGTGCGCGCGTCGAGCTGGACCGCAAGAGCGGCCATGTGACCGTGTGGGCGCTGGAGGACGCGTCGGAGCTGGACGAGGGCGTCGAGCCGAAGGAGTTCGACGACACCCCGAGCGGCTTCGGCCGGATCGCCGCGAGCACCGCCAAGCAGGTCATCCTGCAGCGTCTGCGCGACGCCGCCGACGACCAGACCTTCGGTGAGTACGCCGGCAAGGAGGGCGACATCGTCACCGGTGTCGTCCAGCAGGGCAACGACCCGAAGAACGTGCTGGTCGACATCGGCAAGCTGGAGGCCATCCTGCCGCCGCAGGAGCAGGTGCCCGGCGAGGACTACCGGCACGGCACCCGGCTGAAGTGCTACGTGGTGGCCGTCCGCCGCGGTGTCCGGGGCGCGTCGGTGACGCTCTCGCGCACCCACCCCAACCTGGTGCGCAAGCTGTTCGCGCTGGAGGTCCCGGAGATCGCCGACGGCAGCGTCGAGATCGCCGCGATCGCCCGTGAGGCCGGTCACCGCACCAAGATCGCGGTCTGGTCGCGCCGGCAGGGCCTGAACGCCAAGGGCGCCTGCATCGGCCCGGTCGGCAGCCGGGTGCGCAACGTGATGGCCGAGCTGCACGGCGAGAAGATCGACATCGTCGACTGGTCCGAGGACCCGGCCGAGATGGTCGCCGCGGCACTGTCCCCCGCCCGGGTGACGAAGGTCGAGATCGTCGACTACGGCCAGCGCTCCGCCCGGGTGATCGTGCCGGACTACCAGCTGTCGCTGGCGATCGGCAAGGAGGGGCAGAACGCCCGCCTGGCCGCCCGCCTGACCGGCTGGCGGATCGACATCCGTCCGGACACCGAGGGCCAGGACGAGGGCCGCTCCGCGGACGGCGGCCGGGAGTCCGCGGGCGAGTAG
- a CDS encoding YlxR family protein encodes MGCRKRAAKHQLLRVTAIEGVCVPDPRGALPGRGAHLHPDPTCLDLAVRRRAFPRAFRLQGALDTERIREYVEERAGGTPAV; translated from the coding sequence GTGGGCTGCCGCAAGCGAGCGGCCAAGCACCAGTTGTTGCGTGTCACGGCGATCGAGGGCGTCTGCGTCCCCGATCCCCGTGGCGCACTGCCGGGACGAGGTGCACACCTGCACCCCGACCCGACCTGCCTCGACCTCGCGGTCCGCCGCCGGGCGTTCCCCAGGGCCTTCCGGCTCCAGGGAGCACTCGACACCGAGCGGATCCGCGAGTACGTCGAGGAGCGGGCAGGCGGCACCCCGGCGGTCTGA
- the infB gene encoding translation initiation factor IF-2: protein MAKVRVYELAKELGLESKAVMAKLTELGEFVRSASSTIEAPVVRKLTDALGVAPTGGSAAKPGPRKPAAPQPAGGASAPRPGAPTPGPRPAATPGPRPTPAAAAPAAPAAPAAAKPAAATPGPRPAARPATPAAPAAPAAEFSSPAPAGDAAAAAPAAAAAPAERPAAQAPRPASQAPAGGGGARPGPRPAGPRPGNNPFTSGSATGMARPGDRRPAAPGAARPGAGAPGADRGAPRPAGDRPRPAGAPGADRGAPRPGGDRPRPAGAPGADRGAPRPGGDRPRPAGAPGAERGARPAGAPRPDGMPRPAGPRPGGPSPSGMPRPNPGMMPQRPAGPGPRPGPGGRGPGGPGARPGGPGAGAGGARPGFAGRAAGPGSRPAGGGFGGPRPGGAPGGGGGFGPRPGGFGGRPGGPGARGGTQGAFGRGPGGRPARARKSKRARRQEYESMQAPSVGGVMLPRGNGTTVRLSRGASLMDFAEKINANPAALVSVMFNLGEMVTATQSVSDATLEMLAQEMGFVLEIVSRDDEDRELLESFDIDFGADEGDEDELMPRPPVVTVMGHVDHGKTRLLDAIRKTNVVAGEAGGITQHIGAYQVTATVNGEERPITFLDTPGHEAFSAMRARGAKSTDIAILVVAANDGVMPQTVEALNHAKAAGVPIVVAVNKIDVEGADPVKVRGQLTEFGLVAEEYGGDTMFVDISARQGLHIDQLLEAVVLTADASLNLVANPEQDAQGIAIEAHLDKGRGAMATVLVQRGTLRVGDSIAVGDAHGRVRAMLDENGKNVAEAGPSRPVLLLGLTSVPRAGDSFIVVDDDRTARQIAEKRSTRDRNAMFAKRPMRVSLENLDQAIAAGGVQQLNLIVKGDVSGSVEALEDALVKLDVGDEVELRILHRGVGAITESDVDLAMGSDAIIIGFNVRAEGRARTAADREGVDVRYYSVIYQAIEEIEAALKGLLKPEYEEVRLGSADIREVFRSSKFGNIAGVIVREGLLRRNAKARLIRDGKLITENLTIEGLRRFKDDATEVREGFEAGVTLGSFNDIKVDDVIETYEMREKPRA, encoded by the coding sequence GTGGCTAAGGTCCGGGTTTACGAACTCGCCAAGGAGCTTGGCTTGGAGAGCAAGGCCGTCATGGCCAAGCTCACCGAGCTCGGTGAGTTCGTCCGTTCGGCGTCCTCGACCATCGAGGCGCCGGTCGTACGCAAGTTGACTGACGCGCTTGGAGTGGCCCCCACGGGTGGTTCCGCTGCCAAGCCTGGCCCGCGCAAGCCTGCGGCGCCCCAGCCCGCCGGTGGTGCCTCCGCACCCCGCCCGGGTGCCCCCACCCCGGGTCCGCGCCCTGCCGCGACCCCGGGTCCCCGCCCGACTCCGGCCGCTGCGGCCCCGGCTGCTCCGGCCGCCCCCGCCGCCGCGAAGCCGGCCGCCGCGACCCCGGGCCCGCGCCCGGCCGCGCGCCCCGCGACCCCGGCGGCTCCGGCCGCCCCGGCCGCCGAGTTCTCCTCGCCGGCTCCCGCCGGCGACGCCGCTGCGGCTGCTCCGGCCGCCGCCGCGGCTCCCGCCGAGCGCCCGGCCGCCCAGGCCCCGCGTCCGGCGTCGCAGGCCCCCGCCGGTGGCGGCGGCGCCCGTCCGGGCCCGCGCCCGGCCGGCCCGCGTCCGGGCAACAACCCGTTCACCTCGGGCAGTGCCACCGGCATGGCCCGTCCCGGTGACCGTCGTCCGGCCGCGCCGGGTGCCGCTCGTCCGGGTGCGGGTGCTCCGGGTGCCGACCGTGGCGCTCCGCGTCCCGCCGGTGACCGTCCGCGTCCCGCCGGTGCTCCGGGTGCCGACCGTGGCGCTCCGCGTCCCGGTGGCGACCGTCCGCGTCCCGCCGGTGCTCCCGGTGCCGACCGTGGCGCTCCGCGTCCCGGTGGCGACCGTCCGCGTCCCGCCGGTGCTCCCGGCGCCGAGCGTGGCGCCCGCCCCGCCGGTGCCCCGCGCCCCGACGGCATGCCGCGTCCGGCCGGTCCGCGTCCGGGTGGGCCCAGCCCGTCCGGGATGCCCCGTCCGAACCCCGGCATGATGCCGCAGCGTCCGGCCGGTCCGGGCCCGCGTCCGGGCCCCGGCGGCCGTGGCCCCGGTGGCCCCGGTGCCCGTCCGGGCGGTCCGGGTGCCGGCGCCGGTGGCGCTCGTCCCGGCTTCGCCGGCCGCGCGGCCGGTCCGGGTTCGCGCCCGGCCGGTGGCGGCTTCGGCGGCCCGCGTCCCGGTGGCGCTCCCGGCGGCGGCGGTGGCTTCGGCCCGCGTCCCGGCGGCTTCGGCGGCCGTCCCGGTGGCCCGGGTGCCCGTGGTGGCACGCAGGGTGCCTTCGGTCGTGGCCCGGGCGGTCGCCCGGCCCGTGCCCGTAAGTCGAAGCGTGCGCGTCGCCAGGAATACGAGTCGATGCAGGCTCCGTCCGTCGGCGGTGTGATGCTGCCCCGTGGCAACGGGACGACCGTCCGGCTGTCGCGCGGTGCCTCGCTGATGGACTTCGCGGAGAAGATCAACGCCAACCCGGCCGCGCTCGTCTCGGTGATGTTCAACCTCGGTGAGATGGTCACGGCGACGCAGTCGGTCTCCGACGCGACGCTGGAGATGCTGGCCCAGGAGATGGGCTTCGTTCTCGAGATCGTCAGCCGTGACGACGAGGACCGCGAGCTGCTGGAGTCGTTCGACATCGACTTCGGTGCCGACGAGGGCGACGAGGACGAGCTCATGCCTCGCCCGCCGGTCGTCACCGTCATGGGTCACGTCGACCACGGTAAGACCCGACTGCTGGACGCCATCCGCAAGACCAACGTGGTGGCCGGTGAGGCGGGTGGCATCACCCAGCACATCGGTGCCTACCAGGTCACGGCGACGGTGAACGGCGAAGAGCGTCCGATCACCTTCCTCGACACCCCGGGTCACGAGGCGTTCTCCGCCATGCGTGCCCGTGGTGCCAAGTCCACCGACATCGCGATCCTGGTGGTCGCGGCCAACGACGGTGTCATGCCGCAGACGGTCGAGGCGTTGAACCACGCCAAGGCCGCCGGTGTGCCGATCGTGGTCGCGGTCAACAAGATCGACGTCGAGGGCGCGGACCCGGTCAAGGTCCGCGGCCAGCTGACCGAGTTCGGTCTGGTGGCGGAGGAGTACGGCGGCGACACCATGTTCGTCGACATCTCCGCGCGTCAGGGTCTGCACATCGACCAGCTGCTCGAGGCCGTCGTGCTCACCGCCGACGCCTCGCTCAACCTGGTGGCCAACCCCGAGCAGGACGCGCAGGGTATCGCCATCGAGGCCCACCTCGACAAGGGCCGCGGCGCCATGGCGACCGTCCTCGTGCAGCGTGGAACGCTGCGCGTCGGCGACTCCATCGCCGTCGGTGACGCGCACGGCCGCGTCCGCGCCATGCTGGACGAGAACGGCAAGAACGTCGCCGAGGCGGGTCCGTCCCGTCCGGTGCTGCTCCTCGGTCTCACCTCGGTGCCCCGCGCCGGCGACAGCTTCATCGTCGTCGACGACGACCGCACCGCGCGTCAGATCGCCGAGAAGCGCTCGACGCGTGACCGCAACGCCATGTTCGCCAAGCGCCCGATGCGGGTCTCCCTGGAGAACCTGGACCAGGCGATCGCGGCCGGCGGCGTGCAGCAGCTCAACCTCATCGTCAAGGGCGATGTCTCCGGTTCCGTGGAGGCCCTTGAGGACGCACTCGTCAAGCTCGACGTGGGCGACGAGGTCGAGCTCCGGATCCTGCACCGCGGTGTGGGTGCCATCACCGAGTCCGACGTGGACCTGGCGATGGGCTCGGACGCCATCATCATCGGCTTCAACGTGCGCGCCGAAGGCCGTGCGCGTACCGCGGCCGACCGCGAGGGCGTCGACGTCCGGTACTACTCGGTCATCTACCAGGCGATCGAGGAGATCGAGGCGGCCCTCAAGGGTCTGCTCAAGCCGGAGTACGAGGAGGTGCGCCTCGGTTCCGCGGACATCCGCGAGGTGTTCCGCTCCTCCAAGTTCGGCAACATCGCGGGTGTCATCGTCCGCGAGGGCCTGCTGCGCCGCAACGCCAAGGCTCGCCTCATCCGCGACGGCAAGCTCATCACGGAGAACCTCACCATCGAGGGCCTGCGTCGTTTCAAGGACGACGCGACCGAGGTCCGCGAGGGCTTCGAGGCCGGTGTGACCCTGGGGTCGTTCAACGACATCAAGGTCGACGACGTCATCGAGACGTACGAGATGCGCGAGAAGCCGCGCGCGTAA
- a CDS encoding DUF503 domain-containing protein produces MFVGSLAFDLLLGDVHSLKEKRSIVRPIVAELQRKYSVCAAEVGNQDLHRRAEIGVAVVSGEAGFVTEVLDSCERFVAGRPEVQLLSARRRYHGDEDD; encoded by the coding sequence ATGTTCGTAGGATCACTCGCGTTCGACCTTCTGCTCGGCGACGTCCACTCGCTGAAGGAGAAGCGCTCGATCGTGCGGCCCATCGTGGCCGAGCTGCAGCGCAAGTACAGCGTGTGCGCGGCGGAAGTAGGGAACCAGGATCTGCACCGCAGGGCCGAGATCGGCGTCGCGGTGGTGTCCGGCGAAGCCGGGTTCGTCACCGAGGTCCTGGACAGCTGTGAGCGGTTCGTCGCCGGCCGCCCCGAGGTTCAGCTGCTCTCCGCCAGGAGGCGCTACCACGGCGACGAGGATGACTGA